The window GTAGGAGACGGAGATGTCGACCGGGCCGATGGAGGGGTCCGGGATGATCTCCAGGATGATGTTCGACAGCCCGAACAGGGACATCGACAGCACGAAGATCATCAGCTTCTGGGACGTGGTCAGGTCCATACGGCGCAGGCCGTCGACGGTGCCGCGCAGGGTGCCGCGGCGCCGGTCGCCATCGGAGCTGCGAGGGGTCTGGGGCGTCGGGGGCTGGGTGGACGCAGGGGTCTGGACGGACATGGCGTTCTCCTGGGGTGAGAGAAGGGATGCGGAGTGGGTACGGGACGGAGGACGGGTCAGGTGGAGGACGGGTCAGGTGGCGGGGGTGAGCCGGGCGGCGAGCACGTCGATGAGGTCAGCCGGGGAGTCGAGCACCAGGTCGGCGTGACCAGCGGCGAGGGCCGACTCAAGGGCGGCATCGGGGTCCTTGCCACCGCGCAGCAGGCACACGGTGCCGATGCCGGCGTCCTTCCCGCCGCGGCCGTCGTTCAGGGCCTTGTCGCCCACGTAGACCACGTCGGCACGGTCGGTGGCCAGTCCCGCGAGCGCGGCGTCGAACACGGCGCGGCCGGGCTTGCGCACCCCGATCTCGTCGGAGTAGGCGGCGGGGCCGATCAGGTGGCCCACGCCGTAGCGGTCCAGGATCTCCCGCACCCCACGACCGGAGATGGTGTTGGAGACGATGCCGACCACGACGTCGTTCTCGGCGCACCACCGGATCAGGTCGATCACGCCGGGGCGCGGGGCGGGCAGGGACTTCGCGCGGTGCAGGGCCAGGGACAGCTGCGGGGCCTCCAGGCGCAGGACGGCGCGCAGCGGCTCGGGCAGATCCGCCCCGACCAGGTCGCCCCACAGGACGGCGGGGTCCACCTCGTCGTGGCGGTGGCCCGGATCGGCCAGGGCGTCCCGTTCGCGCTTGCGGGCGCGGTGGCGGTCCCAGCCATCGGCGACGGCCTGCGCGGCATCCTCCAGGGTGAGCTGGATGCCGATGCGCTCGGCGAGGGCGAGGATCATGCCGCCCACCTCGCGGTCCCGCTCCGGGTTCGGGGAGGACTCGGTGATCACGCCCCCGTGGTCCAGGAGCAGGGCGGGGCGGGCGGGAGCGGGTCGCGGGCGGGTGGTCGCGGCGTCCGGCACGGTCGTCCCCGCCATCTGCACGGCCGGGGCTGGGGCCGCATCGAGGGCCTCGCGCAGCGGGTAGATCAGGTCCTCGGGGGTCTCGAGCACCAGGTCGGGGGTGTCGGAGACGTGGAACGGGGGGTTGTCGGTGCGGCGGTCGCGGGTGATCACCACGGCACCGGCGTGGGCCCGACGGCCGGCGGCCACGTCCCGGTCGAAGGTGTCGCCCACGTACCAGGCCTCCTCGGGTCGCACACCCAGGGCGTCGGCGGCCAGGCGGATCATGCCGGGGTGGGGCTTGCGGATCCCCACCTCGTCGGAGTAGATCTGCACGCCGAAGTGGTCGGCGAGGCCGTGCTGCTCGAGGATCCGGCGGTGGGCGCGACCGGAGTGGGCGTTGGAGACGATGCCCAGGCGCAGCCCGCGCTCCCGAGCGAGGTCCAGCAGCGCCGGGATGCCGGGGCGCACGTGGTGGTCGGCCACCAGCGGTGCCATCGCCGCGAGGATCGCCGAGGCGTCCAGGGCGAGGGCGGCGCGCACGGGGGCGGGCAGGTCGGCCAGCAGGAACTCGCCGACGATCTCCCGGGGGTCCAGCTCGCGCGGCTCCTGCCGGCGCGAGGAGGCGTTCTTCCACAGGGACAGGGCGGTGCGGCCGGCCCGCAGCGAGGCCTCGACCTGCGCGACGTCGAGCTCGGCGCCGAGCGCATGCCCGCGGGCGGCCAGCTGGGTCGCCAGGTCGCGGGCCCAGGTCATACGGGCGGTGGTGGAGAAGACCACGCCCCCGAAGTCCAGCAGCAGGGCCCGAGGGGCGGGCAGAGCCGGCGCCGGAGCCGACTGCGCGGTGACCGAGCGGGACTCGGCGAGGAAGGAAGGCGCGGTGCTCACGTCTCTCCGTTCGAGGGGGTCCGACCCGCTCCGGGCCGGCACCTCCCACGCTAGGAGGGCCCGGGGGGCGGCTTGTGAACGCCGGGTGAACCCGGTGACACACCTTCGCCACTGGACCTGAAACTCTTCAGATGCCCACGTCGGGCCGGGGATGCCGACGGCCGGGCAGGTGGTAGACGTGGCCCATGCCGCGCTCCCGCCCCACCCTCGCCGACGTCGCCCGTGCAGCCGGAGTCTCCTCCGCGACTGCGTCGATGGCGCTGAACGACCGGCCCGGCGTGCGGCACGAGACGCGCCTGGCGGTGCTGGCGGCGGCCCGGACGGTGGGGTACCGACGTGCCGGCCGGGGCACCAGCGGGCTGATCGGGGTGCTCCCCACGGACCTGGGGAACCCGTACCACACCGATGTGATCGCAGGGATCGAGGAGCAGGCCGAACGGCAGGGCACGGGGGTGGTGATCGCCCATGGGAGGCGCGACAGCGCCCACCTCGAGCGCCAGCTGCAGCGACTGCTGGACCTGGGGGTGGACGGCGTGATCGCGGTGACGACCTGGCTGAGCCCCACGGCGCTCGAGGCGGCCGCGGCACTGCTGCCGGTGGTGGTGATCGGGCGCATGCAGGATGCGGTCCCGGGCACCGATACCGTGCGCAACGATGACGAGGCGGGGGCGGCGCTGGCCGTGCGCCACCTGGTGGAACGAGGGCACCGGCACCTGGTCCACGTGACGCTGTCCACGCGGCCCGGACCGGCCTCCCGACGCGCCGGGTTCCTGGCCGAGGCGGAGCGCCTGGGGCTGCGGGACCGGGCGCGGGTGATCGGCCCCGACTCCCCGGCGGAGGGCATGGAACTGGTGCTGCGTGCCTTGCGCCGCGGGGACCCTGACGCCCCGACGGCCGTGTTCGCGGCCAACGACATCGCCGCGGTGTCGGTGCTGCACCGCGCCGCCGATCGTGGGATCCGGGTGCCCGAGCAGCTGAGCGTGGTCGGCTACGACAGCTCGACGGTGGCCCTGACGGTGCGCCCGCACCTGACCAGCGTGAACCAGCCTCGATCGGAGATGGGCAGGCTCGCCGCCCAGATGCTGCAGGAGCGGTGGCGGGGCCGGGCGCACGACGCGGTGAGTGTGGTCGCCCCGGTGCTGCGGGTGCGCGGCTCCACCGGTACCGGGCCGGCGCTGCTGTCGTAGGCGGTCCGCGGGATGCCGAATGTGACCTGCGCCGTCCTGGTTCGCGCTGATCGCAGGCGTCAGGTAATCTGTACCTCGCTCTATGAGCGCTGGAGGATTCGCCTAGCGGCCTATGGCGCACGCCTGGAACGCGTGTTGGGTTAACGCCCTCGGGGGTTCAAATCCCCCATCCTCCGCCGTGTCCTGAGTCGCGACATCGTTGACAGACGATGTCGCGACTCAGGCTTTTTTGCGTGGGTTCACTGGCTGGCCGGGGCGGGGTGTCTGGGTGGGTGTGCTGTGGGTTCGCGGGAGCTTGGGCTGGTAGTCCCGGCCGGGGTCGGTGCGGTACTCACCGGTCAACGATCACCAGCACGATCCCTGCCCAGGGCTGTGTCGTGAACTCACACACCCCATCCCGCGCCGTGTGACCAGCGATGATGGTGTTTTCCGTGCTGGTTTGGCTGTGCAGGATCACTCGAGCGAGCCAGTGAGCCCCGGCAGCCACAGCGACAGCGCGGGCACGTACGCGATGAGGATCAGCAGTGCGATAAGCGCGGCGAAGAACGGCAGCAGGCGCGGCACCACCCGCTCGATGCTCACCCCCGTGATGCCGGTGGCGACGAACAGCACCGACCCGACCGGCGGGGTCATGGTGCCGATGCACATCGCCATGATCAGCACCATGCCGAAGTGGACCGGGTCCATGCCTACGCTCTCTGCGATGGGCAGCATGATCGGGGTGAAGATGAGGATCGCCGGCGTGATGTCCAGGAACGTGCCCACGGCCAGCAGCACAATGAGCATCAGAGCGATTACCACCGGCCCGGAGGAAGCGACCGACAGCATGGCGTCGGTGATCGCCCCGGGGATCCCGCTGAACGCCATGATCCAGCTCATCGCGCTGGACGCGGCCACGAGCAGCATCACCACGCCGGTGGCGCTCACGGTGTCGCGGATGATCCGCGCGATCGCCTCCCGGTTCAGCGCCCGGTAGATCAGGGAGAGCACCAGGCAGTACACGACGGCGACGGCTGCACCCTCGGTGGCGGTGAAGACGCCGGCCACGATGCCCCCGACCACAATGATGATCAGCAGCAGCGAGGGGATGGCACGCAGCAGCACAATGAGCCCCTGCCGTAGGCCAACGCCCTCGCCGCCACGCAGCCCCTGGCGCAGCGCGATCACGGTCGCCACCGCGATCACCACGAGGCCCATGAGGATGCCGGGAACGTATCCGGCCATGAACAGCGCTGAGACGGACACGCCACCGGCGATGGTGGAGTAGACGATCGCTGCGGTGGTCGGCGGGATGAGCAGCCCGGTGGAGGCGGAGGAGATGTTCACCGCGGTCGAGAACGCCGGGTCATACCCTTCCTCCTCCTGTCGCCGGTGCAGGGTGCCACCGATCGCGGCAGCGGAGGCCACCGCAGACCCGGACAGGGCGC is drawn from Brachybacterium muris and contains these coding sequences:
- a CDS encoding HAD-IA family hydrolase, with the translated sequence MSTAPSFLAESRSVTAQSAPAPALPAPRALLLDFGGVVFSTTARMTWARDLATQLAARGHALGAELDVAQVEASLRAGRTALSLWKNASSRRQEPRELDPREIVGEFLLADLPAPVRAALALDASAILAAMAPLVADHHVRPGIPALLDLARERGLRLGIVSNAHSGRAHRRILEQHGLADHFGVQIYSDEVGIRKPHPGMIRLAADALGVRPEEAWYVGDTFDRDVAAGRRAHAGAVVITRDRRTDNPPFHVSDTPDLVLETPEDLIYPLREALDAAPAPAVQMAGTTVPDAATTRPRPAPARPALLLDHGGVITESSPNPERDREVGGMILALAERIGIQLTLEDAAQAVADGWDRHRARKRERDALADPGHRHDEVDPAVLWGDLVGADLPEPLRAVLRLEAPQLSLALHRAKSLPAPRPGVIDLIRWCAENDVVVGIVSNTISGRGVREILDRYGVGHLIGPAAYSDEIGVRKPGRAVFDAALAGLATDRADVVYVGDKALNDGRGGKDAGIGTVCLLRGGKDPDAALESALAAGHADLVLDSPADLIDVLAARLTPAT
- a CDS encoding LacI family DNA-binding transcriptional regulator produces the protein MPRSRPTLADVARAAGVSSATASMALNDRPGVRHETRLAVLAAARTVGYRRAGRGTSGLIGVLPTDLGNPYHTDVIAGIEEQAERQGTGVVIAHGRRDSAHLERQLQRLLDLGVDGVIAVTTWLSPTALEAAAALLPVVVIGRMQDAVPGTDTVRNDDEAGAALAVRHLVERGHRHLVHVTLSTRPGPASRRAGFLAEAERLGLRDRARVIGPDSPAEGMELVLRALRRGDPDAPTAVFAANDIAAVSVLHRAADRGIRVPEQLSVVGYDSSTVALTVRPHLTSVNQPRSEMGRLAAQMLQERWRGRAHDAVSVVAPVLRVRGSTGTGPALLS
- a CDS encoding TRAP transporter large permease, translating into MSALGAALLLFGLFFLLLFASVPISIAIGVSSFVTIVAVLGWSDATFILGQQMTGGVESFPLLAIPLFILAGNIMNSGGIARRLIDLALVIVGRVPGSLAHTNVVANMLFGALSGSAVASAAAIGGTLHRRQEEEGYDPAFSTAVNISSASTGLLIPPTTAAIVYSTIAGGVSVSALFMAGYVPGILMGLVVIAVATVIALRQGLRGGEGVGLRQGLIVLLRAIPSLLLIIIVVGGIVAGVFTATEGAAVAVVYCLVLSLIYRALNREAIARIIRDTVSATGVVMLLVAASSAMSWIMAFSGIPGAITDAMLSVASSGPVVIALMLIVLLAVGTFLDITPAILIFTPIMLPIAESVGMDPVHFGMVLIMAMCIGTMTPPVGSVLFVATGITGVSIERVVPRLLPFFAALIALLILIAYVPALSLWLPGLTGSLE